The Catellatospora citrea DNA segment CTCGGCGAACGTCGGCCAGTCCGAGGCGCCGTCCTCGCCGACCGGTGCGAGCTTCTTGCCGAGCACGCCCCCCGCGGCGTTGATCTCCTCGACGGCCAGCATGATGGCGTCGCGGACGGTGACCTCGCTGATGGCCATGGTGCCCGACAGCGAGTTGAGCAGGCCCACCTTCACGGTGTCGCCCGAGGTGTCGGCGGTGACGCCGCCGGTGGTGTCGCTTTCGCCGGTCTTGCTGCCGCAGGCGCTGACCGCCAGCGCGGCGGCCAGGGCGACGCTGCAGGCCGCGAGGCGGCGTCGGTGGAATCTGAGCATCTTGGGATATCTCCCTGATTCGGCGGAGCACAGGTCAAGGGGGAGAAGCACCTGGGGGCGGGAGACGTCGGCGTCCTCGGCGTGGCGCATGCCGGCCCGGAGCGGTGCGAGATCGTTCCTATGCGGATGCCGGCAGCGCGCAGCGGAGGCTTCGTCCGGTTGTGCCGGCCCGTGGGCGTCCGCCTGAATGCCAGGCACGGATAGCGTCGGTGAGGGCGATTTCAGTTCTGTTTCATCGCCGTTGATACGCTGTATCTGTCCGTGTGAAATGTGGACGCTGACCTGCGAGAACAGCAAGAGCCGACGCCATCGGACCGCATCGTGTGCGGCCATGGCGTCGGCTCTGAGAGCTATTCGGGAAGGAGTGACGGCACCACCGCCTCAGCGGAGATGCTTCACACACGAAGTATCTTGGACGGCCGGCTCGGCTGTCAAGCGGATCGATGCCTCACGCGGTCGCCGACGTGCAGCGGGTTCACAGTCTTCGCCCTGCCTGCGCGCGGGCCGGCCCGCATCCTGACGAAACGCTGAGCCCGGTGTACGGCCGGGCGTAGCGTGAAGTGGAGTCCTCCCGGCACGGCATCGGCCAGGTCAGGGGCGGACGTGGACATCGCGCCGACGGGCCCGGCATGGACCTGCGGTGGCACTGACGGTGCCGCACACAGCAGGCCCGGCTCAGGATGGAAGATCTTCCGCCGGCGCCGGATCGCCTGCGGGGTTGCGAGAACGGGGCCGGCGATGATGCGCTGGATGATCGGATCAAGCCTCAAGTTCCGGCTGCTGGTCCTGCCTGCGGCGGCCCTGCTGATGTTCCTCGGGGTGATCGAGTTGCGGCGTACGCCGGCCGACGTGCTCCCCGAGTTCGCGCCGCCGTCGGTCCAGATCCAGACCGAGGCGCTCGGACTGTCCGCGACCGAGGTCGAGCAGTTCATCACCGTTCCGCTGGAGCAGGACCTGCTCAACGGGGTGCCGTGGCTGGAGTCGATCAGATCCCAGTCGGTGACCGGCCTCTCCCAGGTCGACCTGGTCTTCGAACCCGGCACCGACGTGCTGCGGGCCCGCCAGGCGGTGCAGGAACGGCTGACTCAGGCGGTGGCCCTGCCGCACGTGTCGAAGGCGCCGAACATGATCCAACCGGTCTCGTCGACCAGCCGCGTCATGGTGATCGGCCTCTCCTCACCCGACCTGTCCCTGATCGACATGTCCCTGCTGGCCCACTGGCAGATCAAACCCCGGCTGATGGGCGTGCCCGGCGTGGCCAACGTGTCCATCTGGGGGGAACGCGAGCGGCAGCTGCAGGTGCAGGTCGACCCGGCGAAGCTGGCCGCCGCGGGCGTCTCGCTCAACCAGGTCGTGCAGACGACGGGTAACGCCCTGTGGGTGTCGCCGCTGACGTTCGTCGAGGCGTCGACGCCGGGCACCAGCGGGTTCGTGGAGACCCCGAACCAGCGGCTGACGATCCAGCACATCCTCCCCATCCACACCGCCGAGGACCTGGCGCGGGTGCCGGTCGAGGAGACGCCGGAGGGCAAGCCGCTGCGGCTCGGCGAGGTCGCGACCGTGACCGAGGACCACCAGCTGCCGCTGATCGGTGACGCGCTGGTGGGCGGCAAGCCCGGCCTGATGCTGGTCGTGGAGAAGTTCCCCGGCGCGAACACCGTCGAGGTCACCCAGGCGGTCGAGGACACGCTGCGGGCGCTGCAACCCGGCCTGGGCGGCCTGCAGGTCGACACGTCGGTCTACCGGCCCGCCACGTTCATCGACGGGGCCGTCGGCCACCTGCGGACCGCGGTGCTGCTCAGCATCCTGCTCGCCGTGCTCGCGATCGGCCTGCTGATGCTCGACTGGCGCGCCGCGCTCATCGCGCTGGTGGTGATCCCGCTGGCGCTGCTGGCGGCGGCGCTCGTGCTGGTCTGGCGAGGAGTCGGACTGAACATACTCGTGCTGGCGGGGCTGATGTTCGGGCTCACGGTGGTGATCCACGACGTGGTCGCCGACACCGACCGCGCCCGGCGGGCCCTGGCGGCCCGTCCGGCGGGGCACGACTCCGACGAGGACGGACAGCCGGCCGAACGCGCGTTCGCCGACGTCATGGCGGGTCTGCGCGGTCCGCTGCTGTACGCCGTGCTGATCGTGCTCGTCGGGCTCGCACCGCTGCTGTTCGTCGGCGGGCTGACCGGCGCTTTCACCGCGCCGATGGCCTGGGCGGCGGGGCTCGCGGTGCTGGCCTCGCTGGTGGTGGCGCTGACGGTGACGCCGGTGCTCAGCTGGCTGCTGTACCGCCGAGCTCAGCTGGCGCCGGTGTCGCGGCCGCTGGCCTGGCTGCGGCGGCACCACACCGGCGCAGCGGAGCGGGTGCGGAGCCGTCCGCAACTCGCCCTGCTGGTGGCCGCGCTGCTGGCGCTGGGCGTGCCGCTGACCGCGCCGCTGCTGGGCGGGCACGCGCTGCTGCCCGTGGCACAGGATCGCAACCTGCTGATCCGGTGGACGGGCGTGCCGAGCATGTCGCAGCAGGAGATGGTGCGGATCGTCGGGCAGGTGGGCGGGCAGCTGCGCGCCACGCCCGGCGTACGCGACGTCGGTGTGCACGTGGGCCGTGCCGTCAACTCCGATCAGGCCGTCGGCATGAACTCCGCCGAGTTCTGGCTGACCGTCGACCCCGCCGCCGACTACGCGGCCACCACCGAGCGCATCCAGCGCGTGGTCGACGCGTACCCGGGCTTCGACCACCGGGTGGTCACCTATCCGGAGCAGCAGGTGAACGAGCTGCTCACCGGCACCAAGGGCGATCTCGTGGTGCGGGTCTACGGCAAGGACCTGAACGTGCTGCGGGCCAAGGCCGAGGAGGTCCGCAAGGTCCTCGGCGAGGTCGACGGGGTTTCGGCGCCCAAACTCGACCTCGGCGCCGACGAGGCGACCATCGAGATCGAGGTCGATCTGGCCGCGGCCGAGCGGTACGGCATCAAGCCCGGCGACGTGCGCCGCTCCGCCGCGGTGCTGGTCTCCGGCCTGACCGCGGGCAGCCTGTTCGAGGATCAGAAGGTCTTCGACGTCGTGGTGCTGGGCGCGCCGTCGGTGCGCGACAGCGTGGCCGGCGTGGAGAACCTGCTGATCGACACGCCGTCGGGCGGACACGTGCGGCTGCGCGACGTCGCCCACGTGCGGCTGGCTTCGGCGCCGGTCGACATCCGGCACGACTCCGTGTCGCGGCGGGTCGACATCCCCGTCGACGTCACCGGCCGGCAGGTGGACGACGTGGCGCGCGACATCCAGGACGAGCTGAAGGTCGTCGACTTCCCCGTGGAGTACCACGCCGAGGTGCTGGGCGACTACGCGGCCGCCGAGAGCGCCCACTGGCGGCTGCTCGGCGTGCTGGCCGCCGCCGCGATCGGGGTGTACCTGCTGCTGCAGGCAGCCTTCGGCAGCTGGCGTTCGGCGACGCTGCTGGCGCTGGCCCTGCCCGTGGCACTGTTCGGCGGCATGCTGGCGGCGCTGTTCACCGGCTCGGGTGTCTCGCTGGGCGTGCTGATGGGCCTGGGAGTGCCGCTGGCACTGGCCCTGCGGGACGGGATACTGCTGATCCGGCGCTGGCAGGAGCTGTCCGGCCAGGCCGGGACCACGGTGGCCGAGGTCGTGCGGCAGGGAGCCGGGGAACGGTTCGCCCCGATCGTGACCACCGCGGTGGCGGTGGCCGCCGCGCTGGTGCCACTGCTGCTGTTCGGCAACGTCGCGGGACTGGAGATCCTGCGCCCGCTGGCCGTCGTCGCACTGGGCGGCCTGGTGACCGCGACGCTGCTGAGCCTTTACCTGCTGCCGGCCCTGTACGAGTTCGTGCAGCCCGCGACCCGGCAAGCTGCGCAGGTCGCGCCGACCGTGCCCGAGGGGGCGTGACGCCATGTCGCGACGGAAGCTCATGCAGTGGGGTCTGGGCGTGCTGGTGGTCGCCGCGGTGGGCCTGGGCCTGGCCGCGATGCTGGGCACCTCGTACCCGCCGCTGTCGGCGTTCGAGGACGAACCCGCCGTGGAGACGGGTGTGGCGGAACCGGTGGAGGGCACCGACCTGAGCCGGGTCACCCTGCAGCCGGAGGCGGTCGAGCATCTGGGCGTCAAGACCGCCCCGGTGGCGGTCGCCACGATCGCCGGGCATCAGGCACTGACGATGCCCTACCAGGCACTGTTCTACGACCCCAGCGGTGAGACGTGGGCGTATGCCGTGGTCGGCGACCGGGTCTACCTGCGCCAGCACGTGACGGTGCAGACCGTGTCGGGCGACACGGTGGTGCTGTCGGAGGGCCCGAAGGCGGGCACCGAGGTGGTGGTCCAGGGTGTCGACGAGCTCTACGGCACCGAGGTCGGGGTCGAGGAAGAGTAGCGCGGGAGCTGACCGGACATGATGCGCTGGATCGTCGCCGCGAGCCTGAAGTTCCGCGTCCTCGTGGTCGCGGTGGCCGCGGGCATGATGGCCCTGGGCTTCGTGCAGCTGCGCAAGATGCCGGTCGACGTGTTCCCCGAGTTCGCGCCACCCCGCGTGGAGATCCAGACAGCCTGCCTGGGGCTGTCCGCGGGCGAGGTCGAGTCGCTGGTCACGGTGCCGCTGGAGAACGCGCTCAACGGCGTCGAAGGCCTGGAGACGATGCGTTCCAAGTCGCTGGCGCAGCTCTCCTCGATCGAGCTGCTGTTCGCGCCGGGCACCGACCTGCTCAACGCGCGCCAGCTGGTGTCGGAGCGGCTCGTGGCGGTCACCCCCACGTTGCCGACCTGGGCCGCGCCACCGTTCATGCTCCAACCGGTCTCGTCCATGGGCCGGGTCATGAAGATCGGACTCACCTCGGACAGCAGGTCGATCATCGAGATGTCGATGATCTCCTACTGGACGATCCGCGCGAAACTGCTGGAGGTGCCGGGCGTCGCCAACGTGGCGATCTGGGGCGAGCAGCTGCAGATGCTGCAGGTGCAGGTGGACCCGAAGCGGATGCAGGCGCACCAGGTGTCGCTCGACCAGGTGATGACGGAGACCGCCGACGCCCTGGAGGTCGGCCTGCTGCAGTTCTCCGACGGGGCGGTGATCGGCACCGACGGCACCGTGACCACGCCGAACCAGACCATCGGCGTGCGGCACGCGTCACCCATCCGCACCGCGGCCGACCTGGCCAAGGTCACCGTCGCGAACACCGGCGGCCGGCCGCTGCACCTGGGCGACGTCGCCGACGTGGTCGAGGACCACCAGCCCCTGATCGGCGACGCCGTGATCGACGGCAAGCCCGGGCTCATGCTGATCGTCGAGAAGCTGCCCTGGGCCAACACGATCGACGTCACCGAAGGCGTCGAGCAGGCGCTGCGCGAGCTCCAGCCGGGTCTGTCCGGCATCACGGTCGACCCGACGATCTTCCGGCCGGCGTCCTTCATCGAGACCGCGGTGGACAATCTCACCCACGCGCTGCTGCTGGGCTGCCTGTTCGTGGTGCTGGTGCTGGCACTGTTCCTGTTCGAGTGGCGCACCGCGCTGATCAGCCTCGTCGCGATCCCGTTGTCGATCGTGGCGGCGGGGCTGGTGCTCTACTATCGCGGCGCCACGATCAACACGATGGTGCTGGCCGGGCTGGTGATCGCGGTCGGCGTGGTCGTCGACGACGCGATCATCGACATCGAGAACATCATGAGACGGCTGCGCCAGGCCCGGGCCGAGGGCTCGGACCGCTCGGTCGCCTCGATCGTGCTCGACGCCTCGCTGGAGGTGCGGGGACCCATCGTGTACGCCACGATGATCATCGTGGCGGCGGCCGTCCCGATCTTCTTCCTGGGCGGGCTGACCGGGGCGTTCTTCCGCCCGCTGGCCATGTCCTACACCCTCGCCGTGCTCGCCTCACTGGTCGTGGCGCTGACGGTGACACCGGCGCTGGCACTGCTGCTGCTCGGCCGGGCCGACCTCACGCGCCACCAGTCGCCGCTGGTGCGGTGGCTGCAGCGCGGATACACGGGGCTGCTGGGCCGGGTCGTCCGGCGACCCGTGGCGGCGTACGCCAGTGCGGCGGTGGTGCTGCTCTTCGGGCTCGCCGCGCTGCCGGGTCTGGGCCAGTCCCTGCTGCCGGAGTTCAAGGAACGCAACGTCTTCATGCACTTCATCACCGCCCCCGGATCGTCCAACGACGAGGAGATCCGGATGATCCAGCAGGTCAGCGGCGAGCTGCGGGAGATTCCCGGGGTGCAGAGCTTCGGCGCGCACATCGGCATGGCCGCGCTCGGTGACGAGACCGCCGGGGTCAACTTCGGCGAGCTGTGGATCAGCATCGACCCGTCCGTCGACTACGACCAGACGGTCGCCGCGATCGAGGACGTGGGCAAGAACTACCCGGGGCTGCTCCACAACGTCTACACGTACCTGCGCGAGCGCACCGACGAGGTGCTGACCGGCTCGGGCGACGCGATCGTGGTGCGCATCTACGGCGAGGACCTGGGCGTGCTGCGCGCCAAGGCCGAGCAGGTCCAGCAGTTGATGGCCGACACGCCGGGCACCGCCGCCCGCCATGTCGACCTGGAGGTGGACGTGCCACAGGTCGAGGTCCAGGTCGACCTGGCCAAGGCAGAGCGGTACGGCATCAAGCCCGGCGACGTGCGGCGGGCGTCGGCGACCCTGATGGCCGGTGAGGAGGTCGGCGACATCTTCCGCGACGGCAAGGCGTACGACGTCGTGGTGTGGAGCGCGCCGGCGGCCCGTGACTCGGTGGTCGACATCGAGAACCTGCCCATCGACACCCCCGACGGCGGCCACGTGCGCCTCGGCGACGTCGCCGCCGTGCGGGTCGTCTCCACGCCCAACGTGATCCTCCACGACGGGACGCTGCGCTACATCGACGTCGGCTCCGACGTGCAGGGCCGCGACCTCGGCGCGGTCGTCAACGAGCTGGACGGCAAGCTGCGGCAGATGTCGTTCGACCGCGGCTACCACGCCGAACTGCTCGGCGAGTACGCCGAGCGCCAGGCCGCCGCGCAGCGCATCCTGCTGTTCGGCACCGCCGCGGCGCTGCTGATCCTGATCCTGCTGCGGCTGTCGTTCGACAGCTGGCGGCTGGCGCTGCTGTCCTTCCTCACCCTGCCGTCCGCGCTGGTCGGCGGCGTGCTGGCGGCGTACTTCTTCAGCTCCCGGACGATCTCACTCGGTTCGCTGGTGGGTCTGCTGACGGTGCTCGGCATCGCCGCGCGCAACGGCATCCTGCTGATCAGCCACTACCAGCACCTGGAACGGCAGGAGGGGGAGACGTTCGGCCGTGAACTGGTGCTGCGCGGCTCGCGGGACCGGCTGTCGCCGATCCTCATGACGACGCTGGCCACCGGCCTGGCCCTGGTGCCGCTGGTGGTGCTCGGGGACGCGCCGGGGCACGAGATCGAGCACCCGATGGCCGTGGTCATCATCGGGGGTCTGCTCACCTCCACCCTGCTCAACCTGATCGTGGTGCCGGTGCTGTACCTACGTTTCGGCCGCTCGCGCCGCGCCGCGCCGTCCACCGAGGCAGCGGAACCACCACCCGGACCGCAGCCGCCGCCTGCCGTCGCCTGACGGTGCCACTCCTATCAAGACGG contains these protein-coding regions:
- a CDS encoding efflux RND transporter permease subunit, with translation MIGSSLKFRLLVLPAAALLMFLGVIELRRTPADVLPEFAPPSVQIQTEALGLSATEVEQFITVPLEQDLLNGVPWLESIRSQSVTGLSQVDLVFEPGTDVLRARQAVQERLTQAVALPHVSKAPNMIQPVSSTSRVMVIGLSSPDLSLIDMSLLAHWQIKPRLMGVPGVANVSIWGERERQLQVQVDPAKLAAAGVSLNQVVQTTGNALWVSPLTFVEASTPGTSGFVETPNQRLTIQHILPIHTAEDLARVPVEETPEGKPLRLGEVATVTEDHQLPLIGDALVGGKPGLMLVVEKFPGANTVEVTQAVEDTLRALQPGLGGLQVDTSVYRPATFIDGAVGHLRTAVLLSILLAVLAIGLLMLDWRAALIALVVIPLALLAAALVLVWRGVGLNILVLAGLMFGLTVVIHDVVADTDRARRALAARPAGHDSDEDGQPAERAFADVMAGLRGPLLYAVLIVLVGLAPLLFVGGLTGAFTAPMAWAAGLAVLASLVVALTVTPVLSWLLYRRAQLAPVSRPLAWLRRHHTGAAERVRSRPQLALLVAALLALGVPLTAPLLGGHALLPVAQDRNLLIRWTGVPSMSQQEMVRIVGQVGGQLRATPGVRDVGVHVGRAVNSDQAVGMNSAEFWLTVDPAADYAATTERIQRVVDAYPGFDHRVVTYPEQQVNELLTGTKGDLVVRVYGKDLNVLRAKAEEVRKVLGEVDGVSAPKLDLGADEATIEIEVDLAAAERYGIKPGDVRRSAAVLVSGLTAGSLFEDQKVFDVVVLGAPSVRDSVAGVENLLIDTPSGGHVRLRDVAHVRLASAPVDIRHDSVSRRVDIPVDVTGRQVDDVARDIQDELKVVDFPVEYHAEVLGDYAAAESAHWRLLGVLAAAAIGVYLLLQAAFGSWRSATLLALALPVALFGGMLAALFTGSGVSLGVLMGLGVPLALALRDGILLIRRWQELSGQAGTTVAEVVRQGAGERFAPIVTTAVAVAAALVPLLLFGNVAGLEILRPLAVVALGGLVTATLLSLYLLPALYEFVQPATRQAAQVAPTVPEGA
- a CDS encoding efflux RND transporter permease subunit, producing the protein MMRWIVAASLKFRVLVVAVAAGMMALGFVQLRKMPVDVFPEFAPPRVEIQTACLGLSAGEVESLVTVPLENALNGVEGLETMRSKSLAQLSSIELLFAPGTDLLNARQLVSERLVAVTPTLPTWAAPPFMLQPVSSMGRVMKIGLTSDSRSIIEMSMISYWTIRAKLLEVPGVANVAIWGEQLQMLQVQVDPKRMQAHQVSLDQVMTETADALEVGLLQFSDGAVIGTDGTVTTPNQTIGVRHASPIRTAADLAKVTVANTGGRPLHLGDVADVVEDHQPLIGDAVIDGKPGLMLIVEKLPWANTIDVTEGVEQALRELQPGLSGITVDPTIFRPASFIETAVDNLTHALLLGCLFVVLVLALFLFEWRTALISLVAIPLSIVAAGLVLYYRGATINTMVLAGLVIAVGVVVDDAIIDIENIMRRLRQARAEGSDRSVASIVLDASLEVRGPIVYATMIIVAAAVPIFFLGGLTGAFFRPLAMSYTLAVLASLVVALTVTPALALLLLGRADLTRHQSPLVRWLQRGYTGLLGRVVRRPVAAYASAAVVLLFGLAALPGLGQSLLPEFKERNVFMHFITAPGSSNDEEIRMIQQVSGELREIPGVQSFGAHIGMAALGDETAGVNFGELWISIDPSVDYDQTVAAIEDVGKNYPGLLHNVYTYLRERTDEVLTGSGDAIVVRIYGEDLGVLRAKAEQVQQLMADTPGTAARHVDLEVDVPQVEVQVDLAKAERYGIKPGDVRRASATLMAGEEVGDIFRDGKAYDVVVWSAPAARDSVVDIENLPIDTPDGGHVRLGDVAAVRVVSTPNVILHDGTLRYIDVGSDVQGRDLGAVVNELDGKLRQMSFDRGYHAELLGEYAERQAAAQRILLFGTAAALLILILLRLSFDSWRLALLSFLTLPSALVGGVLAAYFFSSRTISLGSLVGLLTVLGIAARNGILLISHYQHLERQEGETFGRELVLRGSRDRLSPILMTTLATGLALVPLVVLGDAPGHEIEHPMAVVIIGGLLTSTLLNLIVVPVLYLRFGRSRRAAPSTEAAEPPPGPQPPPAVA